The nucleotide sequence TCTACGACGCCTGCGAGGCCTGGCGGATGTGCACCACCCTATGATTACCGATCGCAGCCACTGGCTCACGGAATCCGAGCGGCGTCGCGCGGGCGCTTACTACACGCCATCTGAGCTCGTCGATGAACTGGTGGAGTCAGCGCTGGCGCCGGTGATTGAGGATGCCCTGAGGAACGCCGCCGCTCCGGTCCGCGCGCTCCTCTCGATCCGCGTCGTAGACCCCGCGTGCGGCGCGGGCGCCTTCCTTGTCGCCGCATTGGAAGCGCTCGCCGAAAGGTTGTCAGCAGTGGGTGGCGTCACGGTTCACGATGCGCGCCGCGAGGTCCTTCGCCGTTGCATCGCCGGCGTAGACAACGATGCCTCGGCGGTCGAATTGTGCCGCGAGCGTCTGGCGCGTATTGCGGGCGTGCCGGCAGAGGATGTGACCGGCGTTCAACTCGGAGACAGCCTGCTGGCCCCTCCGCCAGTGCTGCTCGCTGGGCCGTTCGACTGCGTGCTGGGCAACCCTCCGTTTCTGAACGCCATCGAGCGCGCAGGGCGCGTGGAGCGCCGCGCCGCGCTGTCCGGGATCGCGCCGGAATTAGGCGGCACCGCCGACGAATCGTTCCATTTCCTCGCGCTGGCGATGCGGATCACCAGGCCCGGAGGACGCATCGGGATGGTCCTGCCGCGCACCGTCCTCAACGCTCCCGCCGCCGAGGCCCTTCGCGACCCCGTACAGACGGCGCGTCATCCGCGGCGCATTCGCGTCCTCTCGCGTTCCGACCACTTCCCCGGCCGCCAGGTCTACGTATGCCTGCTCACGCTCGGCCCGCCCGGCCCGTGCGAGGTGTCAGCGGAAGGCCGCTCCGCCACCAGCACTATGGAAGGCGCCAACTGGTGGCGCGGCCTGCGCGGGCTCCTCGATGGGGCGCCTATATTGGACGGGCACGGGCCGGTTATCGGCGAACTGTTCCAGGTGACCGCCGGCATGACCGCCGCGGATGCCTACCACGTGAAACCGTACATTGTTGATTCGCGCGCCGGCAACGGACTCAAGCTGGTTACGACCGGCCTCATCGACCCTGATGAGTGCCTGTGGGGGGCGCGAACATGCCGGTATCTGGGCGAGGATTACCGCCACCCCCGCGTGCGGGAGGATTCCCGCCTCACACCGGCCCTGCAACGCAGACTGTGTAATGCGCGCCGGCCCAGCGTCATCGTCGCCGGCCTTTCGTCGCGCATCGAGTGCTTCCTGGACGCCCGCGGCGAGTACATCGGCGCCGTCTCGACGTTCGCCATCAACCACCCCGACGACGACCTCGTTGCGCTTCGCGCGGTGGCCGATGCGCTATCGTCACCGGAGGCATCCCGCGTGTACGAAATGGAGCTTGGCGCCAACGCCCTCGGCGGCGGCAGCATCCGCATGACGAGCGCCTTCCTCCGTGCCTTCCGCATGTAGCGCGGGCGCTTCGCCCGGCCTCACTTTGCACTCTTCATTTTCCATTTTGCATTGGTCCCGGATTCCAACGCGGAGGACGCGGAGGACCGCAGAGGTTCGCGAAGGGGAGATTACCACGGAGGAAACGGAGGCTTGGATGGAGCGCGGGCGCCCCGCCCGTACCCGGTCGGCGCGGCGCCGGGCTGGCGGGCAGGCTATAATCAGCTGCGGAGGTGAAGTGAATGAGATTCCTCGTCCGGGTGTTCGCTCTCATCGCGTGCGCCCTTGCGATATTCCTGTTGCTCACCCTTGGTCTCACGAAGCTCCAAATGAAGAACTTCAACCGCAACGCCGTTGGCCCGGCGCCGCCTGCCTCGATGCCTCTGTTGGTTGTGGACCGCGACAGAGAGGGCCGGCCCGTGGATGCGCGGATAATTCCCTATCGCTACCTGGCCTCCATTCCACCACCCAAACTCACGCGCACATTTGAGGCAAACGTCGGTGAAGAACGGATAATCAACGACCTGATCGCCTCCAGTTACGACCACAGACCCGACGCCAGCCCGGGCATATCACTTCGTCGGCCAGGGACGGTTCGACGTGAAGACAGCCCAACCGGACCCGTCATGCGTGTTGAGGA is from Armatimonadota bacterium and encodes:
- a CDS encoding N-6 DNA methylase translates to MITDRSHWLTESERRRAGAYYTPSELVDELVESALAPVIEDALRNAAAPVRALLSIRVVDPACGAGAFLVAALEALAERLSAVGGVTVHDARREVLRRCIAGVDNDASAVELCRERLARIAGVPAEDVTGVQLGDSLLAPPPVLLAGPFDCVLGNPPFLNAIERAGRVERRAALSGIAPELGGTADESFHFLALAMRITRPGGRIGMVLPRTVLNAPAAEALRDPVQTARHPRRIRVLSRSDHFPGRQVYVCLLTLGPPGPCEVSAEGRSATSTMEGANWWRGLRGLLDGAPILDGHGPVIGELFQVTAGMTAADAYHVKPYIVDSRAGNGLKLVTTGLIDPDECLWGARTCRYLGEDYRHPRVREDSRLTPALQRRLCNARRPSVIVAGLSSRIECFLDARGEYIGAVSTFAINHPDDDLVALRAVADALSSPEASRVYEMELGANALGGGSIRMTSAFLRAFRM